One window from the genome of Candidatus Didemnitutus sp. encodes:
- the glpK gene encoding glycerol kinase GlpK, whose protein sequence is MPRYVLALDQGTTSSRAIVFDRRGRAHGTAQQEFAQHFPRPGWVEHDAHDLWETTRLTALGALAKANLTARSIAAIGLTNQRETTLLWDRRTGRPLHRAIVWQDRRTADACEKLKRAGLEPLFRRKTGLLLDPYFSGTKLAWLLDHLPGTRRRAERGELAFGTVDTWLLWRLTGGAVHATDASNASRTLLFNLRTGAWDDELLKILRIPREVLPEVRDSSGAFGEVTAVPALRGVPITGIAGDQQAALFGQACFRPGMAKNTYGTGCFLLLHTGDRPVVSKNKLLTTVAWRLDGRLEYALEGSVFIGGAVVQWLRDGLGLIARSVDIEKLAARVPDNGGVYLVPAFAGLGAPHWDAAARGAIVGLTRGSNAGHVARAALESIAYQSADLLAAMRADCGRPLRQLRVDGGATVNDALMQFQADLLRVPVVRPRTTETTALGAAYLAGLAVGFWKNRTEIAALWSREREFRPAAPAAQTRALHRAWTRAVERSRRWSE, encoded by the coding sequence ATGCCGCGTTACGTCCTCGCGCTCGATCAAGGCACCACTTCGTCCCGCGCCATCGTCTTCGACCGCCGCGGTCGCGCGCACGGGACGGCGCAGCAGGAGTTCGCCCAGCACTTCCCCCGCCCCGGCTGGGTCGAGCACGACGCGCACGACCTGTGGGAAACCACCCGCCTCACCGCGCTCGGCGCCCTCGCGAAGGCGAATCTCACCGCGCGCAGCATCGCCGCCATCGGCCTCACCAACCAACGCGAGACCACGCTGCTCTGGGATCGCCGCACCGGCCGGCCGCTGCACCGCGCGATCGTCTGGCAGGATCGCCGCACCGCCGACGCCTGCGAAAAACTGAAACGCGCCGGCCTCGAGCCGCTTTTCCGCCGCAAGACCGGCCTGCTCCTCGATCCGTATTTTTCCGGCACGAAACTCGCGTGGCTCCTCGACCACCTCCCCGGCACCCGCCGCCGCGCCGAGCGGGGCGAACTCGCCTTCGGCACCGTCGACACGTGGCTGCTCTGGCGCCTCACCGGTGGCGCCGTGCACGCGACCGACGCCTCCAACGCCTCCCGCACGCTCCTCTTCAATCTCCGCACCGGCGCGTGGGACGATGAGCTCCTCAAAATTCTCCGCATCCCGCGCGAAGTGCTGCCCGAAGTCCGCGACAGCTCCGGCGCGTTCGGCGAAGTCACCGCCGTGCCCGCGCTCCGCGGCGTGCCCATCACCGGCATCGCCGGCGACCAGCAAGCCGCGTTGTTCGGTCAGGCCTGCTTCCGCCCCGGCATGGCCAAGAACACCTACGGCACCGGCTGCTTCCTCCTGCTCCACACCGGCGACCGACCCGTCGTGTCGAAAAACAAACTGCTCACCACCGTCGCCTGGCGCCTCGACGGCCGCCTCGAATACGCCCTCGAAGGCTCCGTCTTCATCGGCGGCGCCGTCGTGCAATGGCTCCGCGACGGCCTCGGCCTCATCGCGCGCTCCGTCGACATCGAGAAACTCGCCGCGCGCGTCCCCGACAACGGCGGCGTCTACCTCGTGCCCGCCTTCGCCGGGCTCGGCGCGCCACACTGGGACGCCGCCGCCCGCGGCGCGATCGTCGGCCTCACCCGCGGCAGCAACGCCGGCCACGTCGCCCGCGCCGCGCTCGAAAGCATCGCCTACCAGAGCGCCGACCTCCTCGCCGCCATGCGCGCCGATTGCGGCCGGCCGCTGCGCCAGCTCCGCGTCGACGGCGGCGCGACCGTGAACGACGCGTTGATGCAATTCCAAGCCGACCTCCTCCGCGTCCCCGTCGTCCGCCCGCGCACCACCGAGACGACCGCCCTCGGCGCCGCCTACCTCGCCGGCCTCGCCGTCGGCTTCTGGAAAAACCGCACCGAAATCGCCGCGCTCTGGAGCCGCGAACGGGAATTCCGCCCCGCCGCCCCGGCCGCGCAGACCCGCGCCCTGCACCGCGCGTGGACGCGCGCCGTCGAGCGCAGCCGCCGTTGGTCGGAATAG
- a CDS encoding glycine zipper 2TM domain-containing protein, with protein sequence MKNFLAIALLGATTLSVSAQTFRPNAVSGAVLGGIAGAVIGNNSGHGNGGKGALIGAAAGAVLGAAADDANSSRSAWRGESRTSVRVGVGYGYHDGWGRRDYRRHGGSYGYWNVGFRPFTPYYGYYSPRYTVWPSSYYGTYDYPSYAYSYPSYSYDTGYYGSGDSALGGALVGAGLGAIIGNNTGSGNGARGALWGALAGAVLGSTRDASVARPYRRIVPARAYETEVVAAQPAQQQAQPQQVTIVNNYYGNSSPMSSANSLFGR encoded by the coding sequence ATGAAGAACTTCCTCGCCATCGCCCTACTGGGCGCGACCACTTTGTCGGTTTCCGCGCAGACGTTTCGTCCCAATGCCGTGAGTGGCGCCGTCCTCGGCGGCATCGCCGGCGCGGTGATCGGCAACAACAGCGGCCATGGCAACGGCGGCAAGGGCGCGCTCATCGGCGCCGCGGCCGGTGCGGTGCTCGGCGCGGCGGCGGACGACGCGAACAGCTCGCGCTCTGCGTGGCGCGGCGAATCGCGCACCAGTGTGCGCGTGGGCGTCGGCTACGGTTACCACGACGGTTGGGGGCGGCGCGATTATCGCCGTCATGGCGGCAGCTACGGTTACTGGAATGTGGGCTTCCGGCCGTTCACGCCTTACTACGGCTATTACTCTCCTCGCTACACGGTTTGGCCGAGCAGCTACTACGGCACCTACGACTACCCGAGCTACGCCTACAGCTACCCGAGCTACAGCTACGACACCGGCTATTACGGCTCCGGTGACAGCGCGCTCGGCGGTGCGCTGGTCGGCGCCGGTCTCGGTGCGATCATCGGCAACAACACCGGCAGCGGCAACGGCGCGCGTGGTGCGCTCTGGGGCGCGCTGGCCGGCGCGGTGCTCGGATCCACGCGTGACGCGTCGGTCGCCCGCCCGTATCGGCGCATCGTCCCGGCGCGCGCCTACGAAACCGAGGTCGTCGCCGCGCAGCCGGCGCAGCAGCAAGCGCAGCCGCAGCAGGTGACGATCGTGAACAATTACTACGGCAACTCGTCGCCGATGAGCAGCGCGAACAGTCTTTTCGGGCGTTGA
- a CDS encoding efflux RND transporter permease subunit, with translation MNLPALCIRRPVMTTLLTAALCIFGAMAYKLLPVSDLPNVDFPTIVVTASLPGATPETMASAVATPLEQQFSTIAGIDSMTSTSALGSTTITIQFSLDRTIDAAAQDVQAAIAAVQRRLPTDMPAPPSFRKTNPADQPILYLALASPTLPLSVVNEYAETILGQRISTVDGVAQVSIFGAQKYALRVRLDPRALAAKGIALDEVRAALSAHNVNLPTGVLDGPQQAMTVVATGQLASSGEFSNIAVAYRNGAPVRLSELAQVIDSVQDNRVASWFYRDGKGNRSVVLAVQKQPGTNTVAVVDRVRALLPAFVSQLPASVQLSVLADRSETVRESVNDVQFTLTLAIVLVVLVIFVFLRNVRATVIPGIAIPLALAGTFVAMYFAGFTLDNLSLLALTLSVGFVVDDAIVMLENIVRYTEQGMPVREAAFKGSGEIGFTILSMTLSLVAVFIPVLFMGGILGRLLHEFAVTITASILVSGVVSLTLTPMLCSRFLQAHPVGHQETHGRVYEAFETFFNRMRDFYERTLRVALRHRVITIGVALLMAILTVVVARVLPTGFIPTDDTGQIFAFTEAAQDVSFAEMVKHQQAAAAILAKNPNVTMFMSAIGGGPSATNSNQGRFFIILKDRHQRAHAAVIAQQLRVQLAGIPGLKVYPQLLPPIRLGGSLTKALYQFTLFGSDLNELYAAARKMEGKMRDLPGLQDVNSDLQISNPQLRVDINRDRAAALGVTPAQIEDALYSAYGSRQVSTIYTPTNQYYVIMETAPEFQKSPEALSLIYLKGKNGKLVPLDTVAALRREVGPLTVNHLGQLPAVTISFNLKPGYSLGEASGVVSELARKELPATISYGFQGSAQAFASSLQGLGLLLIMAVLVIYVVLGILYEDFIHPLTILSGLPAASFGALFTLWAFREELNVMGYVGVILLIGIVKKNAIMMIDFAIAKEREQGDAFVAEQAIFEACLVRFRPIMMTTFAALAGAVPIALGLGAGADSRRPLGLAVVGGLVVSQALTLYITPAIYVYMDRFTRWLASRRGRPVHGSSTAEALAK, from the coding sequence ATGAATCTCCCCGCCCTCTGTATTCGCCGGCCGGTGATGACGACGCTGCTGACCGCGGCGCTGTGCATCTTCGGCGCGATGGCCTACAAGCTCCTGCCGGTCTCCGACCTGCCGAACGTCGACTTCCCGACCATCGTCGTCACCGCGAGCCTTCCAGGCGCCACGCCGGAGACGATGGCCAGCGCGGTCGCGACGCCGCTCGAGCAACAGTTCTCCACCATCGCCGGCATCGACTCCATGACGTCGACCAGCGCGCTCGGCAGCACGACGATCACGATCCAGTTCTCCCTCGACCGCACGATCGACGCCGCCGCGCAGGACGTGCAGGCCGCCATCGCCGCGGTTCAACGCCGCCTGCCGACGGACATGCCGGCGCCGCCGTCCTTCCGCAAAACCAACCCCGCCGACCAGCCGATCCTCTATCTCGCGCTCGCCTCGCCGACGCTGCCGCTCTCGGTGGTCAACGAATACGCCGAGACGATCCTCGGCCAGCGCATCTCGACCGTCGATGGCGTGGCGCAGGTGTCGATCTTCGGCGCGCAGAAATACGCGCTGCGCGTCCGCCTCGATCCCCGCGCGCTCGCGGCCAAGGGCATCGCGCTCGACGAGGTGCGCGCGGCGCTCTCGGCGCACAACGTCAACCTGCCCACCGGCGTGCTCGACGGTCCGCAGCAGGCGATGACGGTCGTCGCCACCGGCCAACTCGCGAGCAGCGGCGAATTTTCGAACATCGCCGTCGCCTACCGCAACGGCGCCCCCGTGCGCCTGAGCGAACTCGCGCAGGTGATCGACAGCGTGCAGGACAACCGTGTCGCGAGCTGGTTCTACCGCGACGGCAAGGGCAACCGCTCCGTCGTGCTTGCCGTGCAAAAGCAGCCCGGCACCAACACCGTCGCGGTCGTCGACCGCGTGCGCGCGCTGTTGCCGGCCTTCGTGTCGCAGCTGCCGGCCTCGGTGCAACTCAGCGTCCTCGCCGATCGTTCGGAAACGGTGCGCGAGTCGGTCAACGACGTGCAGTTCACGCTCACGCTCGCGATCGTGCTCGTGGTGCTCGTGATCTTCGTGTTCCTGCGCAACGTCCGCGCCACCGTCATCCCCGGCATCGCCATCCCGCTGGCGCTCGCGGGCACGTTCGTCGCGATGTATTTCGCGGGCTTCACGCTCGATAATCTCTCGCTGCTCGCGCTCACGCTCTCGGTCGGCTTCGTCGTCGATGACGCGATCGTCATGCTCGAAAACATCGTCCGCTACACCGAGCAGGGCATGCCGGTGCGCGAGGCGGCGTTCAAGGGCTCGGGCGAAATCGGCTTCACGATTCTGTCGATGACGCTGTCGCTCGTCGCGGTGTTCATCCCGGTGTTGTTCATGGGTGGCATCCTCGGGCGGTTGCTGCACGAGTTCGCGGTGACGATCACGGCGTCGATCCTCGTGTCGGGCGTCGTGTCGCTCACGCTCACGCCGATGCTGTGCAGCCGCTTCCTGCAGGCGCATCCGGTCGGCCACCAGGAGACGCACGGGCGTGTCTACGAGGCGTTCGAGACGTTTTTCAACCGCATGCGCGATTTCTACGAGCGCACGCTGCGCGTCGCGCTGCGGCATCGGGTCATCACGATCGGTGTCGCGCTGCTCATGGCGATCCTGACGGTCGTGGTCGCGCGGGTGTTGCCGACGGGCTTCATCCCGACGGACGACACAGGGCAGATCTTCGCGTTCACTGAGGCGGCGCAGGACGTGTCGTTTGCCGAGATGGTGAAACACCAGCAGGCCGCCGCGGCGATCCTCGCGAAGAATCCCAACGTCACGATGTTCATGTCCGCCATCGGCGGCGGGCCGTCGGCGACGAACAGCAACCAAGGCCGCTTCTTCATCATCCTGAAGGACCGTCACCAGCGCGCGCATGCGGCCGTCATCGCGCAGCAGTTGCGCGTGCAACTGGCCGGCATTCCCGGCCTCAAAGTTTATCCGCAACTCCTCCCGCCGATCCGCCTCGGCGGCTCGCTCACGAAGGCGCTGTATCAGTTCACGCTCTTCGGCAGCGATCTCAACGAACTCTACGCCGCCGCGCGCAAGATGGAGGGCAAGATGCGCGACCTCCCTGGCCTGCAGGACGTGAACTCCGACCTGCAGATCTCGAATCCGCAGCTGCGCGTCGACATCAACCGCGACCGCGCGGCCGCCCTCGGCGTCACGCCGGCACAGATCGAGGACGCGCTCTACAGCGCCTACGGCTCGCGGCAGGTCTCCACGATCTACACGCCGACGAACCAATACTACGTCATCATGGAGACGGCGCCGGAGTTCCAGAAGAGCCCCGAGGCGCTCTCGCTCATCTACCTCAAGGGCAAGAACGGCAAACTCGTGCCGCTCGACACCGTGGCCGCGCTCCGGCGCGAAGTCGGTCCGCTCACCGTCAATCACCTCGGCCAGCTGCCGGCCGTCACGATCTCGTTCAACCTGAAACCCGGCTACTCGCTCGGCGAGGCCTCCGGTGTCGTGAGCGAACTCGCGCGCAAGGAACTGCCCGCGACGATCAGCTACGGTTTCCAGGGTTCGGCGCAGGCGTTCGCGTCGTCGCTGCAAGGCCTGGGCCTGCTGCTGATCATGGCGGTGCTCGTGATCTACGTCGTGCTCGGCATCCTCTACGAGGACTTCATCCACCCGCTGACGATTCTCTCGGGCCTGCCGGCCGCGAGTTTCGGCGCGCTGTTCACGCTCTGGGCGTTCCGCGAGGAGCTGAACGTGATGGGCTACGTCGGCGTCATCCTGCTTATCGGCATCGTGAAGAAAAACGCGATCATGATGATCGACTTCGCGATCGCGAAGGAGCGTGAGCAGGGCGACGCGTTTGTGGCGGAGCAGGCGATCTTCGAAGCGTGCCTCGTGCGCTTCCGGCCGATCATGATGACGACCTTCGCCGCGCTCGCCGGCGCCGTGCCGATCGCGCTTGGTCTCGGTGCGGGCGCCGATTCGCGGCGGCCGCTCGGTCTCGCCGTCGTGGGCGGCCTCGTCGTTTCGCAGGCGCTGACGCTCTACATCACGCCCGCGATCTACGTCTACATGGACCGCTTCACCCGCTGGCTCGCGTCGCGCCGCGGCCGTCCGGTGCACGGCAGCTCGACCGCCGAAGCTCTGGCGAAGTGA
- a CDS encoding efflux RND transporter periplasmic adaptor subunit — translation MKTCVSPRLCFVASFVLALGWLAGCSKSGSAARGGGMPAVPVQVAKASQADVPRWIESIGNVQAQRSVVVKSQVDGIIAQVHLQEGDEVQAGDRIVTLDRRPFENAVLVARAALATAKAQADQATLDAERYSHLDQQSAISKEAYAQYMTKAQTTKADVQAKEAALANAELQLGYTEIKAPFAGRAGQLLLHEGALVKANDANTSIVSINQLAPITVSFSVPETSLPLIRAAMASGTAAVAVTERASGVKRTDGKLGFVDNTVDPTTGTVTLKAIFANTDHVLWPGQFVHVKTLVDVTKGVFVVPTTAVQTTQDGSTLYVVKADKTVELRNVKVVRTDGDRTLLSSGVQDGETVVTDGQLRLLPGAKVEFAALATNNSGAAAAAAAADAQD, via the coding sequence ATGAAAACGTGCGTTTCTCCTCGTCTGTGTTTCGTTGCGAGTTTCGTGCTCGCGCTCGGCTGGCTGGCCGGCTGCAGCAAGTCCGGCTCCGCCGCGCGCGGTGGCGGCATGCCGGCCGTGCCGGTGCAGGTGGCCAAAGCCAGCCAGGCCGACGTGCCGCGCTGGATCGAGTCCATCGGCAACGTGCAGGCGCAGCGCTCCGTCGTCGTGAAGTCCCAGGTCGACGGCATCATTGCGCAGGTGCACCTCCAGGAAGGCGATGAGGTGCAGGCGGGCGACCGCATCGTCACGCTCGATCGCCGGCCGTTTGAGAATGCCGTGCTCGTCGCCCGCGCCGCGCTCGCCACCGCGAAGGCGCAGGCGGATCAGGCGACGCTCGACGCCGAACGCTATTCGCACCTCGACCAGCAGTCGGCGATTTCGAAGGAGGCCTACGCGCAATACATGACGAAAGCGCAGACGACCAAGGCCGACGTGCAGGCCAAGGAGGCCGCGCTCGCCAACGCCGAGTTGCAGCTCGGCTACACCGAGATCAAGGCGCCGTTCGCCGGCCGCGCCGGGCAGTTGCTGTTGCACGAGGGCGCGCTGGTGAAGGCCAACGACGCCAACACCTCCATCGTCTCGATCAACCAGCTCGCGCCCATCACGGTCAGTTTTTCCGTGCCTGAGACCTCGCTGCCACTCATCCGCGCCGCCATGGCCAGCGGCACGGCGGCGGTCGCCGTGACCGAACGCGCCTCGGGCGTAAAACGCACGGACGGGAAACTCGGCTTCGTCGACAACACCGTCGATCCCACCACCGGCACCGTGACGCTGAAAGCGATCTTCGCCAACACTGACCACGTGCTCTGGCCCGGGCAGTTCGTGCACGTGAAGACGCTCGTCGACGTGACCAAGGGCGTCTTCGTCGTGCCCACCACCGCGGTGCAGACCACGCAGGACGGCTCGACGCTCTACGTCGTGAAAGCCGACAAGACCGTCGAGCTGCGCAACGTGAAGGTCGTGCGCACCGACGGCGACCGCACGCTCCTCTCCTCCGGCGTGCAGGACGGCGAGACCGTCGTCACCGACGGCCAGCTGCGCCTGCTGCCGGGCGCGAAAGTCGAGTTCGCCGCGCTCGCCACTAACAACAGCGGAGCCGCCGCGGCTGCCGCCGCCGCAGACGCCCAGGACTGA
- a CDS encoding LysM peptidoglycan-binding domain-containing protein: MKSLRAFRHVLLSVALTAGLSAAESDLASLRAKAEKGNAIAQYNLGLAYAEGRDTPVDRTEAYVWLSLALENGARGRALDTLTAQLSASELDAAKSRLAERRGAKAAPAAAPTTASASNLEAELAQTKSDQKQLSTELAAAWKETDQLKAELEKTKAAAASAADVEQLRRERDSLSAKITELAGDIATLRAERERLQKLAAQMQKEVSDSRDTARAAQEQARTSEQRIGELVRQVELQKTELARADEALKSLQAAPAPTKESPELAQKIRELQAAQAEIETARAANAQLNATLTKAAQDRTNLERMLTQAQTAAIDFGKQIDALNAEVNTLKQKPAVAAFPDLRERVADLEAQVTALRNAPPAYPDLRERAADLQAQVTALRNAPPAYPDLRERVAQLETQLAAAASSAATQPAAPSYPDLRERVATLEKQLVETNRRADTLDSRATELANARTALENDLATVRAQLSRSLQQAGVAQEAADKLGAANRTLEEQLASAKNAAPSYPDLRDQVAELQRRLAAAQSAAPAYPDLRSRVSELEAQLAATSARPVAPSYPDLRERVADLEAQLGALRNAPPAYPDLRERVAELTQQMAARPATPNYPDLRSDVADLRRQLATARDAKPSYPDLRERVAELEQRLARASQPSAPAYPDLSARVAQLESALATARAQLDAAQRETAAAPAEDPAALKEKLATAEDKLATALTGYSQLQKDYDALQESMSKSTGALSSEKDSLASRLVAAEESARNAQSEVARLNDALAATQRGSSQAGTELASTRALLQQVQGTNALLAQENYQLKAALAGNPAARSAATVAAAANVRTHTVEAGDSLSKISQRYYGNPGRWQEIYGANRELIGPQGQLKVGQVLRIP; encoded by the coding sequence ATGAAATCCCTTCGCGCCTTTCGCCACGTCCTCCTCAGCGTTGCTCTCACCGCCGGCCTCTCCGCCGCCGAGAGCGACCTCGCTTCGCTCCGCGCCAAGGCCGAAAAGGGCAACGCCATCGCGCAATACAACCTCGGCCTCGCCTACGCCGAAGGCCGCGACACGCCCGTCGATCGCACCGAAGCCTACGTCTGGCTCTCCCTCGCCCTCGAAAACGGCGCCCGCGGCCGCGCGCTCGACACCCTCACGGCCCAACTCAGCGCGAGCGAGCTCGACGCCGCCAAATCCCGGCTCGCCGAGCGCCGCGGCGCGAAGGCCGCCCCCGCCGCCGCACCGACGACCGCCTCCGCTTCCAACCTCGAAGCCGAGCTCGCCCAAACCAAGTCCGACCAAAAACAACTCAGCACCGAACTCGCCGCCGCCTGGAAGGAAACCGACCAGCTGAAAGCCGAGCTCGAGAAAACGAAAGCCGCCGCCGCATCCGCCGCCGACGTCGAGCAACTCCGCCGCGAACGCGACTCCCTTTCCGCCAAGATCACCGAGCTCGCCGGCGACATCGCCACCCTCCGCGCCGAGCGCGAGCGCCTGCAAAAACTCGCCGCGCAGATGCAGAAGGAAGTTTCCGATTCCCGCGACACCGCACGCGCCGCCCAGGAACAGGCCCGCACCTCCGAACAGCGCATCGGCGAACTCGTCCGCCAAGTCGAACTCCAGAAAACCGAACTCGCCCGCGCCGACGAAGCCCTCAAGTCGCTCCAAGCCGCGCCCGCGCCGACCAAGGAATCGCCCGAGCTCGCGCAAAAAATCCGCGAACTCCAGGCCGCCCAAGCCGAGATCGAGACCGCCCGCGCCGCCAATGCGCAGCTGAACGCCACGCTCACCAAAGCCGCGCAGGACCGCACGAACCTCGAGCGCATGCTCACCCAGGCGCAGACCGCCGCGATCGATTTCGGCAAACAGATCGACGCCCTCAACGCCGAGGTGAACACCCTCAAACAGAAGCCCGCCGTCGCCGCCTTCCCCGACCTGCGCGAGCGCGTCGCCGACCTCGAAGCCCAGGTCACCGCGCTCCGCAACGCGCCGCCGGCTTATCCCGATTTGCGCGAACGCGCGGCCGACCTGCAGGCCCAAGTCACGGCCCTGCGCAACGCCCCGCCCGCCTACCCCGATCTCCGCGAGCGCGTCGCCCAACTCGAGACGCAACTCGCCGCCGCCGCCAGCTCCGCCGCGACGCAACCCGCGGCACCGAGCTATCCCGATCTCCGCGAACGCGTGGCCACGCTCGAAAAACAACTCGTCGAAACCAACCGCCGCGCCGACACGCTCGACTCCCGCGCCACCGAGCTCGCCAACGCCCGGACCGCGCTCGAGAACGACCTCGCCACCGTTCGCGCCCAACTCAGCCGCAGCCTCCAGCAAGCCGGCGTGGCCCAGGAAGCGGCCGACAAGCTCGGCGCCGCCAACCGCACCCTCGAGGAACAACTCGCGTCCGCGAAAAACGCCGCGCCCAGCTATCCCGACCTGCGCGATCAAGTCGCCGAGCTCCAACGCCGACTCGCCGCCGCACAGAGCGCCGCGCCCGCCTACCCCGATCTCCGCAGCCGCGTCAGCGAGCTCGAAGCCCAACTCGCTGCGACCAGCGCCCGTCCCGTCGCACCGAGCTATCCCGATCTGCGCGAACGCGTCGCCGATCTCGAAGCCCAGCTCGGCGCGTTGCGCAACGCGCCGCCCGCCTACCCCGATTTGCGCGAACGCGTGGCCGAGCTGACGCAGCAAATGGCCGCCCGCCCCGCGACGCCGAACTACCCCGATCTCCGCAGCGACGTCGCCGACCTGCGCCGCCAGCTCGCCACCGCCCGCGACGCCAAGCCGAGTTACCCGGACCTCCGCGAACGCGTCGCCGAGTTGGAGCAGCGACTCGCCCGCGCGTCCCAACCGAGCGCGCCGGCCTATCCCGATCTTTCCGCCCGCGTCGCGCAACTCGAGTCCGCCCTCGCCACCGCGCGCGCCCAACTCGACGCCGCCCAGCGCGAGACGGCGGCGGCGCCCGCCGAAGATCCCGCCGCGTTGAAAGAGAAACTCGCCACCGCCGAGGATAAACTGGCCACCGCGCTCACCGGCTACTCGCAGCTCCAGAAAGATTACGACGCGCTCCAGGAGAGCATGTCGAAATCCACCGGCGCACTCAGCAGCGAGAAGGATTCGCTCGCCTCGCGCCTCGTCGCCGCCGAGGAATCCGCCCGCAACGCCCAATCCGAAGTCGCGCGCCTGAACGACGCCCTCGCCGCCACCCAGCGCGGCAGCAGCCAAGCCGGCACCGAACTCGCCTCAACGCGCGCCCTGCTCCAGCAAGTCCAGGGCACCAACGCGCTCCTCGCGCAGGAAAACTACCAGCTCAAGGCTGCGCTCGCCGGCAATCCCGCCGCCCGCAGCGCCGCGACCGTCGCCGCCGCCGCGAATGTCCGCACGCACACGGTCGAGGCGGGCGATTCGCTCTCGAAGATCAGCCAGCGCTACTACGGCAATCCCGGCCGCTGGCAGGAAATCTACGGCGCGAACCGCGAGCTCATCGGCCCCCAAGGCCAGCTCAAGGTCGGACAGGTCCTCCGCATCCCGTAA
- a CDS encoding TRIC cation channel family protein, with product MIRGTFDLPVLFDYGATFAFGLSAALAGIKRHYDIVGVLALALVTGLGGGLIRDGLFLVQGPTPLLTNPRYIQLIGAAVVCGILFGSRIHHFARLIAVVDALGLGAYAAFGVQKSLHAGLSAPAAILVGVVNAVGGGVLRDLLCREEPLVFKPGQFYLLTALAGAVTFVFCSVNLELSANRAAIVAVVLTFIFRALTIRFNWRTAPVSSGSIFENDDEPRPERK from the coding sequence GTGATCCGCGGCACATTCGATCTTCCGGTGCTCTTCGACTACGGCGCGACTTTCGCGTTCGGCCTGTCGGCGGCGCTCGCGGGCATCAAGCGGCACTATGACATTGTGGGCGTGCTCGCACTGGCGCTGGTCACGGGCCTCGGCGGCGGCCTCATCCGCGACGGGCTTTTCCTCGTTCAAGGCCCCACGCCGCTCCTCACCAATCCGCGCTACATCCAGCTCATCGGCGCGGCGGTCGTGTGCGGCATCCTCTTCGGTTCGCGCATCCATCACTTCGCCCGACTCATCGCCGTCGTGGACGCGCTCGGCCTCGGCGCTTACGCGGCGTTCGGCGTCCAAAAATCCCTCCACGCCGGCTTGTCCGCGCCGGCGGCGATCCTCGTCGGCGTCGTCAACGCCGTCGGTGGCGGCGTCCTGCGCGACCTGCTCTGCCGCGAGGAGCCGCTCGTCTTCAAGCCCGGCCAATTCTACCTGCTCACCGCGCTCGCCGGCGCCGTCACCTTCGTCTTCTGCAGCGTGAACCTCGAGCTGTCGGCGAATCGCGCGGCCATCGTCGCGGTCGTGCTCACGTTCATCTTCCGTGCGCTGACCATCCGTTTCAACTGGCGCACCGCGCCCGTCTCCTCCGGCTCGATCTTCGAAAACGACGACGAACCGCGCCCCGAGCGGAAGTAG
- a CDS encoding MarR family transcriptional regulator gives MPISVPRLHAADTRQVSLLLSDINRQVRRVFDRRVRHLGLTRAQWMFLFYLGREPGSTQSQLAELMQMEKISVSRQADRLERAGWIERHDDRADARAYRLYPTARAGRVVAKLNELADELRADYLDGVPPERLSPLIEDLIRIRGNLLRLRDAEMAERNGASLS, from the coding sequence ATGCCGATCTCCGTGCCACGCCTCCACGCCGCCGACACCCGCCAGGTTTCGCTTCTGTTGTCCGACATCAATCGGCAGGTGCGGCGCGTGTTCGACCGCCGCGTGCGGCATCTCGGGCTGACGCGTGCGCAGTGGATGTTCCTCTTCTACCTCGGGCGCGAGCCGGGCAGCACGCAGAGCCAGCTCGCGGAGCTGATGCAGATGGAGAAGATCAGCGTCAGCCGGCAAGCCGACCGCCTCGAGCGCGCCGGCTGGATCGAGCGACACGACGATCGGGCGGACGCGCGGGCCTACCGGCTTTATCCGACGGCGCGCGCCGGACGTGTCGTGGCCAAGCTCAACGAACTCGCGGACGAACTTCGCGCCGATTACCTCGACGGTGTGCCGCCGGAGCGGCTGTCGCCGCTGATCGAGGATCTCATCCGCATTCGCGGCAACCTCCTCCGCCTGCGCGACGCCGAGATGGCCGAGCGCAATGGCGCCTCCCTTTCATGA